The Venturia canescens isolate UGA chromosome 10, ASM1945775v1, whole genome shotgun sequence genome segment aaattttaaaatcttttgatcgttcattttttcattttcctccacggcaatactactttggacagtaaactcacttcataacctataaaatttgtaaacaaaactgacaGCGTGACGTCAACAGCAGCGGCGCAGCTGCTGCACCACGCTGGTCAAAATGGACTctgaaattgtataaaaatgttggttctttACCAATTACacttataaaataataaaataattgttttcGAGCAAGTTTCGTcttatgaaattttcgaaaaataatgggctgacagagcttttttttaatcggttgaACTGCCTCGAAGaaattcgatttcgaaaattccaaatgaGGTTAGGTGACATTAAAACATGATTTTATATCCGTCTCGGATTTTTGAAttcagaaaaaatatgaatgagAATCGTTCCGATTATTTCCAGGCGACAGTCATGGGAGCCTGCTACAAGGAACGAGTGAAAGAAATTGGTCTGGCTGGAAACATCCCCAATTCTTTTTACACTTCCATTGCCTCGGGAGATCCGACGTTCACCATGGTTTCCGTCAATGATGAGAGAAGTCTGATGCAAGGAGCCGAAATCCCACTGATGTTGCGCTACAAGTTGCAACTCTTCGCGGTCGCAGTTACATCATCGTCGGACCTCAAGGAAACTCTcctcgagataaaaaattctcgGTGGTGGAATCACTTGGCTCGCTTCTACATATTCGACTCCGGTACAGAAATACGGTGTTCGGACGCATTTCAGTTTCTGTGGGCAGCATGGACGATGGATATACTCAAAGCGAAATTCATCTGCAACCACGCTATTGACGGTCCATTGATTTACATGTTCAATCCTTACACGAACCAGGCCGGAGACCATTGGAAATTAGAGCGAACTTACAAAGGCGTAAACGAGCATCCCTGGACTCTCTTTGTCCGGAAATATGATAAAACTTTGAAGACTTGTAAGAATATTGATTTTGACCAAACGAAAAATCCCGGTGGGTACCAAGTTCGAATATCGCTGCCCGAAGAAGACGTTTTACCAACTCATTCTGGAAAAAACATACATGCTCGTACCGAAtttagtaataaaaatttaatgctACTCTCGCAATACATGAATTTAACAATCAATCCGAAACTTTGCTCGACAGATGAATTAGGGTTCATCGATAAAAATGGCATAGGTCACGGTGAAATAGAAGATTTGACTACCGGTCGAACCGACATTTTGTTCCGTTTAATTCCGATAACAAGCGTCCCGGAATTGCGGGGGAACTCGTGGTTGAACGTAAAATTAGTTGCGGTGACCCAATACACGGAATACCAGTCTCAATGGCACAAATTCATTGCAGCAATTGATTATTATTCCAGAATCGGTGTCTGTATTGTATTTGTCATCaatgtatttttcatgaaGTACGTTTTACGACAATCATTCATGAAAGCTCTTCTCAACACACTGCGATTGATTTGCAACTCTTGTCTCGTCAAATTACCGAACAATTTCGCTCCTAGAATTTATTTGGCCTGTTTGTTTagctttttcataattattcaaGCATTGTATCAGGGTCAGCTGGCTGCTCGATTGTCGAAACACGTTCGTTATCCGAACATTAACAATAAACGCGATTTAATGAAATCTCATTATTCGCTTCACGGGCCCCAACGTTACAGCGTGATCTTTAGTGAGAACGTCTATCaaggacgttttttttcgtctgaaaATACCTCCAGTTGTTTAGCCGAAGTATTAAAGAGCTCATCGAGTGCCTGTGTGGCTCGTAGAACATTTTTGATAGATCATAGTGTCAAGTTAAAGCTTCACATGTCCAAGCACTCGGTTGCAGAGTTCCCGATGAAATATCCGACCAGAGAAAACTGGCCTTTGGAAGAGAAATTTCAGCGAAAACTTTTAAATTACATGAGTTCTGGAATCTATGAGCGTAACTACTACAGTATGTACTCAAAGCAAATGAGTATTCTAGACTTCAATGAAAATGGGATCGAAGATGACAGTTTCAGAGTTTTCAGGCTTGAGGACTTggattttgcatttttcatctttgCAATCGGAATAGTATGTGCGATCTTTGCTTTTGTCGTTGAGTTGTACATTCAATCGGAACAGTCAATGCGGGCCAAGAGACGAAGGCGTGTCGCGCGGCGTTAAGGGGGGAAACGACATTAGAAGGCTGTTTGAAACtgattttttgtgatttttttttggatggGAAGAATTAATTAGAGTTTGACAGCGTATTCTTGAATAGTTGAGCTAACGAtttatgcaataaaaaaaacgaattttttgaagcTCCTAACGTGGTTCCCCCCCTTAAACTCCAGACCTCAGGTCTTGGTGGACGAGTATATTTGTTAAGCTTGATCTGCATTTTCCAAGTCACTCTAATTGGCATTCCTCGTGAGACAGTAATTCggtctgtcaaatttttaaatctgagAGCACGTTTTTCACGTTCCCATTTACATGATAATTTTCCGCAAGGCTTTCGGTACGAATTATTCTGACGTTTGTAAttgggaagaaaaatttgtcgGTTCGGCGAAATTTTCGTTGGATCAACGAGTCCTTCACCTAAATAAATATTCGACTAACAAATGATTCTTCGATTAACTTGAAGTTAAAGTTAAACTTGAACTTAATCATtgataataattaatcaataatcaatttttaactATCGAGCTTGTGGTGTCTTATGATTGTGGACTTTTGTGTAAttggcgtcaagacgctgccgcgtctctagataTTTCGTTCGCATTTATGTATGTCATCTACAGAAATTTTGTGAGTtccgtgaataaaaaaatattataaatattatttcgtttattattgctattattaaaattatattgtgaaaaatcgcACTTCCGCTTTGCACACAAATATTCTATTgcttaattgaaatttcgatttttaatcttcctcgtttttttttccattgcgaAGTTGAGTTTCGTTTTCCCCTGAGACAGATGTCTCGTATCCAAGAGCTCGTAACGAATACTTCGTGTCCTGTAAACAATTTGATACGAAAAGTCTGTATTGTTGACATTGAGTTACGGTTTGCCCTCCGGAGGGTTTCGAAGGAGCTGAATAAATTCCGTttggacgttttttttcggttttggaaatttttctttttttatccaagCCAGAAAAGCTTCGGTCGACCAAGGATTTTCTTCCGGTTCACTGACGAATCGATGCTCTCTAAAAATGCGAGGAAATCGTTGGAAACCGAGACGAATGGGGGGGATCGATTGATAGCCAAGTCGGACGATCcgttggatcgatagaaattcaGGAAAGACCGAGGCTCTCGCGCACGCAATCACGATCTCCTATTCCAGCGACGAGCTCCGAATCCTCTAACAAATACACGCTCGTTAAGCAGAACTTAACGACCCCGCCGTTAAATCTTCGTTGGCAAGATGGCCACAGCTGGTGTCTTTCTAGTCAAAACCCACACCGAGAAACATTTTACTCCGAACACATCACTCGTCATTCTTTTTCCGTCTCTCTCCAGCAATATtaatttcttcattatttttcatatttaataaaaaatcatcgggCTCGGCGAGCCTAAAAATTCGTATTCGAATTTCGAgaattaatatcatgataaactATCTAAATTTCCCAACTTTCAGGTCCTCCAATACATTCAAATACcgccaaaattcaaaacaaacaatttttatcgaattttcttttcattattttatcattttaaaataaaaaaatgttccaaagTCCTTTGTTTCGTGAAGTTGGTTTTTGCAAATTATATTAAATCAAGTGACAACGACAAGGTTTTGGGAAAGCctttaaaaacattaaaaaccCAATTCGACGCCTTTAATGATTCTGAGATGATTCTCTGGACTTTTGAAGTCGCTTTTATCGAGGTTCAGACCTCGGGCCTTGGGTCCGTTGGCCAGACCGATCGCTGCCGTCTTCGAGTACaatttctgttgaaattattgttttatttGTAACAATAATTGAATGAATGTCCGTagatttgattttattcaaaacgaaTGTGCAATGAcggggtggggttcaatatgtcgaataactgaattgtagaacggtcgatatttcgaaattttaaaagttatgatatcagtttggagaaaaataagttattcgaaattcttattcccgatcaactattcagcagattgcgcgtttaatcaaaaattccttctttgaattcatatttacccgaaaatatatatttcaatagttttcatttcgaatgcaattttaacagatcatctaaatgtcaaaagttcatattttcgaattcaaaatggagagtaattgttttacagacagaccagaatatagagtagcaaaaaatcgaaagtgaatttttcgagcctataaaacttagatacgcggaatagcgatgactcgaaaaggcgaaagtcaaaatgacgatgtttaaaattggagatcaccggtctgagtaagcgagtgagtgagacgcgtgtatttggagctccactgcatttctttattttgatcgatcgactttctaacgtttcgctattttgaccgttcgactttttggtgtttcagtatttcaacctcagtaatatttagtctttcgttattatattttcaaaattgtgaattttcacagtatcgctgaccgtagtaatttatgaatcgaaagagtgatagtcgaattttcgaaaaatcgatattttagtcatcgtcctatgggcgattgttacattctattttcgatgtaaaagtgcttcgaaccttgcagtttctgctttatttattttcgacattcaaagctctagtcgaatctatccgtctccatattatcattcgaagtttataaattcgagattttagctgttcgaaattttagtcattccaacatttgatccccaccccaaTGACGAATGATATCTCGAAGCGAActcactgtttttttctcgttactgaaacatcgaaaaaattcgatcgatcgatcgatcgagtaAGTGTGACAATTCCAGgacaaaaaagcaaaaatatcTTGCTAGCGAACGAgccaaaaaactgaaaaacatGAGAAGCCTAATAATCGAGGTTCCCAAGGGATCGACCACCGAGCTTGTCTCGTAAATGTTATTCCAAAGAGTGTTAATGCGGGGTCGAAGGTACAAGAGGGCACGATTACAGCTAACGAGCAACGAAGGGTATCGGGTTCGTCGGTGAGTAGAAAAAGTGGCGAGAACGGAGACGACGCGGAGCGAGGTCCGCCTTCAGCTCGGTGCCCAAGCCAAAGCCCTCCGGAAGGTTCGTGGCTGGCGGCGCAGGAAGGAAGCGTACAAAGGAGAAAGAGCAAAAGGCGCCGGGCGCAACATTGTTTCGGCGGAGCATCGTTCGACGGAGCAGTCAAAACAAAAGGCTTATTGCGCGCCTCGCCTCGAGCAATCGCATCGCACATCGTCGAGGAGGAGCCGGCACGAGGGTGTCGAATTCCTCGCTATCGCTGTCGGCGCTTTACTGTTCTTTTTCATTGTCAACAGCACGACTATGTCAGGCGACGGCTTCATTATCGGAGCATTTGGATTAGACCGAGAGTCACTTTCCGACGATGGAAGGAGCCCGGTCAACGGCCTCGGTGCCGATTTCcttcatgacgctgaagtttgcaacgttggagtccaacgaaatgataaaaaaaaaaaaaactccaataattctattaattctccaatttcgttctctgtcgaatttgcaatttgtagtttttcagcctgcaccgatacttcgtgaaataaataaattggtgaattacaaatgttttttttccttcatttcgttggactccaacgttgcaaacttcagcgtcgttttcCTTCGGTCACCGGTCAAtggaattgaattttgaatgaggGGCAGGAAAAATTTGAGAagtgaagaattttcgaatctttaACTTCGCAGATTTTCCTCGGGCATTGTTTCGACGGGAATTGCGCGCGGTGCGCAGTCCTCGAAAAACGTGAGGACCCCCGCCGCCAATGTATACCgccgaaaacatttttttaccctccAATTTATTACAACCGTTCGCAACACCCACAGCCTCCTCCGAACCGCTTCGTGCGCCGCACATCCGTTGAAACGAGAGTCTGGACAATGTTCCTTCGCTCGCCGATCCGAGGTGCCGAAGGCACCTCGCGTCTCGGGAGATCCCGCGACGAGGAGGGCAggcaaaaaatataaaaaaaggaacaacGACCCGGGAAGAGAAGCGAGCAGCATCGGAAGGCGTTTCTCGAAATAAGACCGCAGTTTATCCGCTCTCGGGGAGGCGCACAAGCTATTTCAGAAAACGTACGAATCCGAGATCGCGGCGCTGCAGCAGCGCCGGGCCCGAGCTCTCCGCCCGGTCGCTCCGGGCACGCGACACCGACGCTGCTCCCGTCGAGTCCGAAAGCCACTCGAGACTCGCGTGTGCGGTCAAAACTTGGCGCACTCTTACCGAACAATCCTCGCTCCCACAACGATTTTACAGACGATTGAAAATGCCGTTGGAAACGGCGGAAAGGCAAACGACCCGCTCGAACCCCAGCCACGATGCTTTCCCTCGAGCTTCGAGATTTTCAGACGCCTTCGAACCCGAACGGGTTTGATCCGCCTACTCGGGCTACCGGAGTTCAGAGCTGGATGTCATCGCGCAGGGGAGCGAGGAACGATCGCTGGGGAGGATCCTCTCGAGGCCATTTATTTACGTTCCAATGTCCGTGTGTATTTTCCTCCTCGCCGAATCCCTTTTTCCCAACAAACAACTTTTATCTCTTCCTCTCGTGTTCTTCCGCGCTCCAAGAGCTTATAAATATCCGGACGCGGGAGCGGCCAGCGGGGAATCGGGGGAAGAATTCTTCGAGATACTTGATATTAAAAGGAGAGCCGAGAGCTGAGGAATCCGGCGAAAACGTCGGGGAACAAGTTAAGAAAAATGGTAAAGCTGCTGCGGAAGCTCCCGAGCAGATCCCGAGTCTGGGACGCGCGGTGGTCGCGCGCGCGAGCCAGCATTTTACACCGGCGCGAGGGCCTAGGGAGATGTAAACAATT includes the following:
- the LOC122417530 gene encoding uncharacterized protein codes for the protein MGACYKERVKEIGLAGNIPNSFYTSIASGDPTFTMVSVNDERSLMQGAEIPLMLRYKLQLFAVAVTSSSDLKETLLEIKNSRWWNHLARFYIFDSGTEIRCSDAFQFLWAAWTMDILKAKFICNHAIDGPLIYMFNPYTNQAGDHWKLERTYKGVNEHPWTLFVRKYDKTLKTCKNIDFDQTKNPGGYQVRISLPEEDVLPTHSGKNIHARTEFSNKNLMLLSQYMNLTINPKLCSTDELGFIDKNGIGHGEIEDLTTGRTDILFRLIPITSVPELRGNSWLNVKLVAVTQYTEYQSQWHKFIAAIDYYSRIGVCIVFVINVFFMKYVLRQSFMKALLNTLRLICNSCLVKLPNNFAPRIYLACLFSFFIIIQALYQGQLAARLSKHVRYPNINNKRDLMKSHYSLHGPQRYSVIFSENVYQGRFFSSENTSSCLAEVLKSSSSACVARRTFLIDHSVKLKLHMSKHSVAEFPMKYPTRENWPLEEKFQRKLLNYMSSGIYERNYYSMYSKQMSILDFNENGIEDDSFRVFRLEDLDFAFFIFAIGIVCAIFAFVVELYIQSEQSMRAKRRRRVARR